TTAAGCTGACGTGTAATATCATGCCATGTAGATAAATGTCCATATATGAGTTTCCTTGTTTTAATCTACACAGGTCTGGTGTTTGACGAGAATCTACAGTCATGTAACTGGCCACGAAACGTGCCGCCACCTTGTGGGACAAAGACAGCTACGTAATGTTACGTCAGGGCTACACAATATCAACGTGATAAATTCTGTCATTGGGTTGTAGTTATAACGCAGCAGAAACGACTGTATTACATCTTTTTAACAGTACAAATAAAGTTGGACatttcataaatgttttgttgttttaatgtaagAAGTGTCTCGACAGTTTCTCAGTTGATGGGATTAAAAACAGGACTTCATATTGGCTATATATCAGCATATTAGCATTAACTACTACTGCTGCTACTGCTACTGATTAAGACGTCATGAATTATTCGAATATTTCGAatagatatgttttatatgttctACCCTAAATAGACAATAGTCAAAAAGGGAGCAACATAATTGTTTCCATTTAGAAGATCTGATCACCAATTTCAACAGATATAAACTATCTCAAGATTAAGTTTAGCTTCTGTGTTTTAAAAATATCCCTGTACACTTCATAGCATATGTGCCTGAAATTTTGTTCGTCTTTCCTCGAAATCCTTTGTCAAAGAAAACGTCAAACttcatttatgtatttaattgatatttaaaaaaatcggATGAACCGTTTTTGATTAAAAcgataaaaagaaattattgtAGCGGTGCTACAATTCTCTGGTAAGATTTCCATGTTAGTTCATTTTATCTGACCTCACATTTCCACTAACTTCCATTCCAGAAGTACCGGTGTAACCCTTGTAGTCAGTGACACTATGGTAAACAAATACTCTTAAAAAGCCAGGCATTGGACCAACTGTGGTATTAGTGTTTGACTTGTTAGCGTGAAGTGAAGTTCAGTGTACATGATATATCCTAATATTAACAACACAATATACTAGTagcatgttttgttttgacgGATATCTACAATGATCTAGTTAATATACCTCTATGTTGTGTAGGACTCCAAGGACTATGTAAATGTCATCAATGCGAAAGTCCAGGTTGagattttttatcttttctttgcACTTGAGTTGAAGGTATTTTCCTGGTCGAGAGCTTCACATCTGTCAAGTTCACAAGAGATCAGGAAGTTGGACGACTTTTAGACAAAGATAAAAAACATGATTTGCATTCGTACATTGTAAACGACAACATGGTGGTCATTTCTTTCCTTCTCCTGGCCTTCCTTTCCACAGGTATGGTTATCGTATTATCATATAACTCCTAAACTGATTTCATCTGTAAGATTTCCGTTTTAAATTCCTTATGTTTGCAGCTCTTTCACATAAGCAGACACAATATGTCTTCGTCAATATGTCAATACGTTTTCGTCCAGAACACGGATAGATAGCCTTTCGCTATTGTCTATTTTAAGCTAGGTATTTTGATTGAGTAACGCCTACATGGCGCTGCctatttctttacttttttatcTATCCTTTACTTTTACTCTAACCAGACTTTGTCTGGTTTGACTTCGTCACTAGTAGACTGCTTGCAAGTCTTCAATAACGATACCTGGATTACTGTTAAACATGAACAATTCTAGACTTGTTTTTCGTCAATACTCGGGGTAATTACCTaaaaaccaaaatattttttttatttttttttaataaaaagtaTACCATATCGAAATAATCATAATCAACATGATCCTTTCAAGCATTTTAACTTTTTTCAATCTAAACACTGTAATTCTTCAATAGCAATCATTATCACAAAAAACAAGTCAATATTGTATCCATTACCCAATTATTTTTTCTGCTGATAAGCGAAAGTTCTCGAAAGCGAAAGGACGCTTCAAACATGGCAGctcacataaaaaaatatatgtacagatATATTTGGTGTTatgctataaatatatatacaattttgtatatcaattttaagCTGGAAGGATGAAATATTTGCACAGAGAAAAAAACCTTTAGTAACCTGTTTGTTTACCGAATACTACATGACACTATCTGTTGCTAGAGACCCTTTCCGTTTCTGTTATTTACTATTTCCAAATCACATTCCCCGCTGTCCCCGTCAGTGGAGTCTCTTCTTCTAACGTCATCCGACGTCATAAGAACCCCAAACGTCATTCGTGGTAAAATGAGTTCATGGaaacaaacataaaatcatcaatacacttcaaacattttcatgaatatGATCCATCTttaggatattcaacattttaaaatcataactacaaatactGTTGCAAATAATATAGAACAACTGGGGGTTTTCATTCAGGAAGGATGTAGGTACTCACAAAAAATGCGCATTGCGTCATTATATCATCACTACACCAACGGGAGTTATAGGAGAATAATGATCTCATAAATTCTCTTTTGgattggtaaggttatatagtgttAGTCccgagcaaatggaaataaagtaaaaatggtgttaagtCGATATGTAATTAACCATGTTATATATGTCAATGTTTGAAGGAATGGGCCAGCAATGTGAATCAGGATTCACTGGAAACGTTAATACGGGATGTCGGAATTATGTTAAATGTACAAATGGAGTCGGAGTCTTGGTAACATGTCAAGATATCGGCAATGGTTTCGTCTACAACAAGAACACAGGACAGTGCGATGAGTATGTAATTTCCATAATAGTTCGACAATAACAACTAGCTTGCAGTTGCATCTATGAACAGGAATATATCTCTAGAGAAGtaaataatcattttcatcTTTTATTTGTCCCTTGGCTACATTTGATTGTCATGACTAAGTAGGATTTCACTCAGACTTGTATGAAAGTCCATGACGTCAGAGCAGTTCCTCCATGTTACCTAGTTCAACACTAATTGCGATCATGTAGAGGATCCccacaaatgtttatgatttctCTTCGATCGACAGTGTTCTCGTTTAAGTTTGTACGTCTATTTGTTATTCTTGATATAAACCAATTCAAGAATGAATTATTACGACATATGGACTGGTATATTTTAAGGTCACTTAAGACGAAGCTATCGCCTTTTGTCGGTCGTCGTCTTTCGtccgtcgtatggcgataaacaatttacagttTTGACTTTTTCTCCAAAACtaaattatatggtcccagccccaaggggcctgagggatggggccaaaaggggtcaaataggctaaaacttcaataaaaatcttatagtttatataggaaaacacatttatgagcattatttgctcaatttcataggaaatgagtcaaactttgttagaattattaccgagatatagcattttaacaacATATCCATATTGTTCCTGCCTGACCTCTAGGGGGCAGAAGGACGGGATCAAACGCGGTCAAAAATGACtaaatttccaaaaaaaaatcttcttttgaattcacagaaTTGATTTAACCATataaatactctttatagatgaaaaaagtcaaatttttgACTGATTTCAAAGGCCttatgggccaatatatagtgttcatatgtctttgtttcattctgtatccgaactcatgGGCCTCTTATTATTCGAAATTATTGAAAGCATAATTAActattattgtatataataaCTTTAATCCTTGTCTAAATTATGACAATCGTGTCTGTTTTAGTCCAAATAACGTTCCACTTCCCTGCGGCCAACAGAAGGACTGTAGGACTAAGACTGACGGGAGTTATGCTGACATGGACAACCACTGTCACAGCTATTACACGTGCAATAGGGGAACTTTCTTCGGCCACACGATCTGTGCCACAGGTGATACATCATCGAATACCACATGTATTTGGATCGGATGTATGACGATTTGCCTTTCACATATTCATTTTAGGATCTCACGGATGTCAACATGCGTCACATAAATTCATTCTTCTAAGATCGCACGTATGCTAATTATTCATTCAGATCATATGTTCTAGTTTGGATCAACTATAACTTCGCCTTATGTTACTTAGAGGACAGAAACCAGCAtcttcctcacaggagcgagCGCTCGACTtgaggccaaaagtgaggagACAAATTGTCATACAAGTGATGTCGATATAAATTATGCGCGTTTTCAGAAAGAATAGAACAATCCCAAATTAAGTCGATTGTTATAATCATGCAATGGGGGTAGTGTTCGTAGTGTCTACGCTTATTCTTCCACTTAGGAACCATGAAGAAAGCTAGAAAGGATAACCAGGTTCAGATTTAGAATCCAGGGCTAGataaaatgataacaatatttgtttgttaCAGGTCTTGTGTTTGACGAGGCCTCGCAGACGTGTAACTGGCCTCAAAATGTGCTGCCACCTTGCGGAACCAAAACAAGATAAATGAACTCTTTGTAAACTGGTGACTTCTtcaaaaaatttgattttgtatccgtcaaatatattgtatttacctTCTTCATTTGTTTAAGATGAAACTTCGTAAACCATAGCCATTGATGGTGGTTAACGAAGTGCAAAAAGAAATACTAAAAATACGGTATTTGTAgttttagttatttttatttcttatttgttttttatatttttttttttttgcccgTCGTAAACCTGTGCTTATACAATCATACacaatattcattaaattaGGATGATACAACGGCGAGTGATAATTGGAATAAGAATAAGTGATTCCTTATTTGGAATAAGAACGCGTCATTCCTTACTTGGGATAAGAACGCGTGATTCTTTATTTGGTCACTTTGGTATATGAGGATGTTTTTaccaaaaataaaaccaaagaaaACTACaagaaaaatacagaaaacaacACATGTTTAATAAAAGGCGTATTCAAAATGATACTGATACTGAAATGAATAAGCTTACAATAAGTGTTGAAAGCAACACACGTTCCCTGTCGTCAATTAGATTTCCTAATCTATGACAACTTAGtattgcttagttatgctatcatCTGAACAAATTCTTTTGATGCACTGTTCTCAAATTATTGTCCCGAAACTAAAAtttgttaaacaaaatatttttaacaacaCAAGCGTCTGCATGAAAACATTAGTTGTTTCTCTGTTACGGTAAAATAACATCCTTCAATGTTGGTAAGCAAAGCCTTAATAACTCATGCCAATGACACGCAAGCAAATCCGCACGCATGTGATTACACCATATAATAGGAAAGTTCATCAACAAAGTTTTACAATGTCACAAAAGATTTTTTccataaaacaataataattgaaaaacaaagaacAGTATATACAAAGCTAATCAATCTCGTTTTGTCGATTTCCAAAAAccatatcaaaatcaaaacacggagccgcaaagcgtggcattatcccccgcgccccgCAGTTATTCAagtataattttaaattaatgtgagcattgtaaaactgaaaaaacccagcaggtaacaaaaacaaacagTTACCTGCTATATACAAAaaaagtttcatggagctgcgtTGAATCGTTTTGGAGTAATAGCCCagaacagtaatttggtatttttgacaaAGTTTCCGTGGTAACGGGGGGGGAGGAAGGGGGAAGGAAGGTCTGCAAtagcaacatgcacaactagggcaatTGCGTGATGAATACAGAAATTTTCAAGAGGCTGTGTTGAACGGTTTTTTAGTTTTATAGCTCGGAATCAAAAAGAAACATTAATAAGGTAGTTTTACtacgtttccatggtaaccgaaaaataaaacaaaattggaATAAGAAAACCGCAATAGGAAAAggactagggcacttgtctgatatatacacAACTTAAtattgcttagttatgctatcatCTGAACAAATTCTTTTGATGCagaaaaagtaaacaaaattatttttaacaacACAAGCGTCTGCATGAAAACATTAGTTGTTTCTCTGTTACGGTAAAATAACATCCTTCAATGTTGGTAAGCAAAGCCTTAATAACTCATGCCAATGACACGCAAGCAAATCCGCACGCATGTGATTACACCATATAATAGGAAAGTTCATCAACAAAGTTTTACAATGTCACAAAAGATTTTTTccataaaacaataataattgaaaaacaaaaagaacagTATATACAAAGCTAATCAATCTCGTTTTGTCGAATTTCCAAAAAccatatcaaaatcaaaaaaacACGGAGGCCGCAAAGCGTGGCATTATCCCCCCGCGCCCCGCAGTTATTCAagtataattttaaattaatgtgagcattgtaaaactgaaaaaaaacccagcggtaacaaaaacaaaaaacagttacctgttatatacaaaaaaaagtttcatggagctgcgtTGAATTCGTTTTGGAGTAATAGCCCagaacagtaatttggtatttttgacaaAGTTTCCGTGgtaacggggggggggggggggggaaggaaGGTCTGCAATAGCAacatggcacaactagggcaatTGCGTGATGAATACAGAAATTTTCAAGAGGCTGTGTTTGAACGGTTTTTTAGTTTTATAGCTCGGAATCAAAAAGATAAGTAAATTTTTACATTAATAAGGTAGTTTTACtacgtttccatggtaaccgaaaaataaaacaaaatagaaaaccGCAATAGGAAAAGGACTAGGGcaacttgtctgatatatacagaaagtttcctGGAGCTGCGTTTAAACGGTTTTTTGTGTTATAGCCGGAAAAGAATCTCGGACGGACGGGACGGAGCACAAAAACAATATCCCTCACAGATTTAATACAGGGGACTTTGGTTAATTTTATTAGATTTTATTTTGCAATGTATAATGTCATTAATCTCCAATGCTGAAAAGCAAAAAAAATGTAATcagaataatatataataaaataaattttttttttactttggtgTATTAACTACTCGTTGGCTCAACGCACATACATAGCACAATCATTACCGCTATGGAATAATCTAACTTGtgtattatacagtatatgaTAGGTTTTTGACCTATATCTCGGGTAAAAGAGTTTCggttgaaaaaaatacaatttcctatatttgataatttattcGATATAGCGGAATTCCAAGTGTTATTTTTACTTTCTTTATATCTGTTCTTTATGCGTTATACTTTCCTAATTGATTTAGTTATTACTATgttttttaccaattttcatcCATTAGATACAGACAATTTACAGTTTTGACTTTTTCTCCAAAACtaaattatatggtcccagccccaaggggcctgagggatggggccaaaaaggggtcaaataggctaaaacttcaataaaaatcttatagtttatataggaaaacacatttatgagcattatttgctcaatttcataggaaatgagtcaaactttgttagaattattaccgagatatagcattttaacaacATATCCATATTGTTCCTGCCTGACCTCTAGGGGGCAGAAGGACGGGATCAAACGCGGTCAAAAATGACtaaatttccaaaaaaaaatcttcttttgaattcacagaaTTGATTTAACCATataaatactctttatagatgaaaaaaagtcaaatttttgACTGATTTCAAAGGCCttatgggccaatatatagtgttcatatgtctttgtttcattctgtatccgaactcatgGGCCTCTTATTATTCGAAATTATTGAAAGCATAATTAActattattgtatataataaCTTTAATCCTTGTCTAAATTATGACAATCGTGTCTGTTTTAGTCCAAATAACGTTCCACTTCCCTGCGGCCAACAGAAGGACTGTAGGACTAAGACTGACGGGAGTTATGCTGACATGGACAACCACTGTCACAGCTATTACACGTGCAATAGGGGAACTTTCTTCGGCCACACGATCTGTGCCACAGGTGATACATCATCGAATACCACATGTATTTGGATCGAATGTATGACGATTTGCCTTTCACATATTCATTTTAGGATCTCACGGATGTCAACATGCGTCACATAAATTCATTCTTCTAAGATCGCACGTATGCTAATTATTCATTCAGATCACATGTTCTAGTTTGGATCAACTATAACTTCGCCTTATGTTACTTAGAGGACAGAAACCAGCAtcttcctcacaggagcgagCGCTCGACTtgaggccaaaagtgaggagACAAATTGTCATACAAGTGATGTCGATATAAATTATGCGCGTTTTCAGAAAGAATAGAAAAATCCCAAATTAAGTCGATTGTTATAATCATGCAATGGGGGTAGTGTTCGTAGTGTCTACGCTTATTCTTCCTCTTAGGAACCATGAAGAAAGCTAGAAAGGATAACCAGGTTCAGATTTAGAATCCAGGGCTAGataaaatgataacaatatttgtttgttaCAGGTCTTGTGTTTGACGAGGCCTCGCAGACGTGTAACTGGCCTCAAAATGTGCTGCCACCTTGCGGAACCAAAACAAGATAAATGAACTCTTTGTAAACTGGTGACTTCTtcaaaaaatttgattttgtatccgtcaaatatattgtatttacctTCTTCATTTGTTTAAGATGAAACTTCGTAAACCATAGCCATTGATGGTGGTTAACGAAGTGCAAAAAGAAATACTAAAAATACGGTATTTGTAgttttagttatttttatttcttatttgttttttatttatttttttttttttttttgcccgTCGTAAACCTGTGCTTATACAATCATACacaatattcattaaattaGGATGATACAACGGCGAGTGATAATTGGAATAAGAATAAGTGATTCCTTATTTGGAATAAGAACGCGTCATTCCTTACTTGGGATAAGAACGCGTGATTCTTTATTTGGTCACTTTGGTATATGAGGATGTTTTTaccaaaaataaaaccaaagaaaACTACaagaaaaatacagaaaacaacACATGTTTAATAAAAGGCGTATTCAAAATGATACTGATACTGAAATGAATAAGCTTACAATAAGTGTTGAAAGCAACACACGTTCCCTGTCGTCAATTAGATTTCCTAATCTATGACAACTTAGtattgcttagttatgctatcatCTGAACAAATTCTTTTGATGCACTGTTCTCAAATTATTGTCCCGAAACTAAAAtttgttaaacaaaatatttttaacaacaCAAGCGTCTGCATGAAAACATTAGTTGTTTCTCTCTTACGGTAAAATAACATCCTTCAATGTTGGTAAGCAAAGCCTTAATAACTCATGCCAATGACACGCAAGCAAATCCGCACGCATGTGATTACACCATATAATAAGAAAGTTCATCAACAAAGTTTTACAATGTCACAAAAGATTTTTTccataaaacaataataattgaaaaacaaagaacAGTATATACAAAGCTAATCAATCTCGTTTTGTCGATTTCCAAAAAccatatcaaaatcaaaacacggagccgcaaagcgtggcattatcccccgcgccccgCAGTTATTCAagtataattttaaattaatgtgagcattgtaaaactgaaaaaacccagcaggtaacaaaaacaaacagTTACCTGCTATATACAAAaaaagtttcatggagctgcgtTGAATCGTTTTGGAGTAATAGCCCagaacagtaatttggtatttttgacaaagtttccgtggggggggggggggggggaaggaaGGTCTGCAAtagcaacatgcacaactagggcaatTGCGTGATGAATACAGAAATTTTCAAGAGGCTGTGTTGAACGGTTTTTTAGTTTTATAGCTCGGAATCAAAAAGAAACATTAATAAGGTAGTTTTACtacgtttccatggtaaccgaaaaataaaacaaaatagaaaaccGCAATAGGAAAAggactagggcacttgtctgatatatacagaaagtttcctGGAGCTGCGTTAAACGGTTTTTGTGTTATAGCCCGGAAAAGAatctcggacggacggacggagcacaaaacaatataattattgGTTAATAATACTGATTACCGACGTGTACGGTAATCAAAGTTATTGAAGCCATTATGGAAGTTTAGTATGTGTCGTACGTAAGGTCACAGGAGTTACCCCCCTTTGACAGTAGTTAATAATTTAGAGTTATCTCGCTTTGCATAGGAAAGCATTGTATAGAAcgttatcccagcatgctaagTTAACATCCGGTCATCGACAGATTAGCAAATAAGAGGCACATGCTTGCAGAGAATTTTAATTTGTACTGATCGGATTTCTTAAGTATGCCAAGAGGTCTTGGAATTAGGAAGCGGCGAGGTCCCGGGGTGGCTTTGTCTCCGCCCCCAGAGAAAAGAAAAGGGGGAAGGCGAGCAGTTCCCCTCCCAAAAAGGACGGAGACCGC
The Argopecten irradians isolate NY chromosome 9, Ai_NY, whole genome shotgun sequence DNA segment above includes these coding regions:
- the LOC138332109 gene encoding peritrophin-48-like, producing the protein MVVISFLLLAFLSTGMGQQCESGFTGNVNTGCRNYVKCTNGVGVLVTCQDIGNGFVYNKNTGQCDDPNNVPLPCGQQKDCRTKTDGSYADMDNHCHSYYTCNRGTFFGHTICATGLVFDEASQTCNWPQNVLPPCGTKTR